The Vicia villosa cultivar HV-30 ecotype Madison, WI linkage group LG1, Vvil1.0, whole genome shotgun sequence genome includes a region encoding these proteins:
- the LOC131610726 gene encoding gallate 1-beta-glucosyltransferase 84A24-like: MESKAPIQILLVSYPAQGHINPLLRLAKCLATKGSSIIFTTTNKAGKDMQTVSNITNKTVTQIGNGSLTFDFFDDGLKDDDPIRANLSDYTSHLEHAGKQYVSQLIKNHAESKTPISCIINNIFISWVCDVATENEIPFAILWSESSAVFTTYYNYFHKLVPFPSKTEPYIDVQLPSVILKHNEIPDLLHPFNTYPVLGTLILGQIKNLSKALCVLVDSYEDLEHDFIDYISKKSVIIRSIGPLFNNPRIKNASNIHGDFVKSDDSNIIEWLNSKREGSVVYISFGTIVHLPKDQVNEIAYGLLNSQVSFLWALKQDEDLHDGFLEETNGRGKVVKWCPQVEVLAHSSVGCFMTHCGWNSTMEALASGVPVLTFPAWGDQLTNAKFLVDVFGVGVRLGYGRGENKLVARDDVRKCLLEAMEGKKAEELKQNAMKWKKAAEDAVAAGGSSDRNLDAFMEDIKNYGAVNIQKI, encoded by the coding sequence atggAGTCTAAAGCTCCCATTCAAATCCTCCTTGTATCTTATCCAGCACAAGGACACATAAACCCTCTCCTTAGACTAGCAAAGTGTCTTGCTACAAAGGGCTCCTCTATCATTTTCACTACCACAAACAAAGCTGGCAAAGACATGCAAACTGTTAGCAACATCACTAACAAAACCGTCACTCAAATCGGCAACGGTTCACTCACTTTCGATTTCTTTGACGACGGCTTGAAAGACGACGATCCCATCAGAGCAAACCTCAGTGACTACACATCACACCTTGAGCATGCTGGGAAACAATATGTTTCCCAACTGATCAAAAACCACGCCGAATCGAAAACACCAatttcatgcatcataaacaacATTTTCATTTCTTGGGTTTGTGATGTAGCCACAGAAAATGAAATTCCTTTTGCTATTTTGTGGAGTGAATCTAGTGCTGTTTTCACTACTTACTATAACTATTTCCATAAACTTGTACCTTTTCCTTCAAAAACTGAACCTTATATCGATGTTCAATTACCTTCTGTTATCCTTAAACATAACGAAATTCCTGATCTTTTGCATCCTTTTAACACATATCCAGTTTTAGGGACACTTATCTTAggacaaattaaaaacttgtcGAAAGCGCTATGTGTATTAGTGGATTCCTATGAAGATCTAGAGCATGATTTCATCGATTATATTTCGAAAAAATCAGTCATCATAAGATCAATCGGTCCTTTGTTTAACAACCCAAGAATTAAAAATGCGAGTAACATTCATGGTGATTTTGTGAAAAGTGATGATTCTAATATTATAGAGTGGCTAAACTCGAAGCGAGAAGGTTCTGTGGTTTACATTTCGTTTGGGACTATTGTGCATCTTCCGAAAGATCAAGTGAATGAAATTGCATATGGGTTATTGAATTCTCAAGTTTCGTTTTTGTGGGCGTTAAAGCAAGATGAAGATTTGCATGATGGGTTTTTGGAGGAAACAAATGGGAGAGGAAAAGTGGTGAAGTGGTGTCCACAAGTAGAAGTACTTGCTCATTCTTCAGTGGGGTGTTTCATGACACATTGTGGTTGGAATTCAACAATGGAAGCACTTGCTTCGGGAGTTCCGGTGTTGACGTTTCCGGCATGGGGTGATCAACTCACAAATGCTAAATTCTTGGTTGATGTTTTTGGTGTAGGGGTTAGATTGGGCTATGGTAGAGGTGAAAACAAGTTGGTAGCAAGAGATGATGTGAGGAAGTGCTTATTGGAAGCAATGGAAGGGAAGAAAGCGGAGGAGTTGAAGCAAAATGCAATGAAATGGAAGAAAGCGGCGGAGGATGCGGTGGCTGCTGGTGGATCATCTGATCGGAATCTTGATGCATTTATGGAAGACATTAAGAATTATGGCGCTGTTAATATTCAAAAGATATGA
- the LOC131610732 gene encoding cinnamate beta-D-glucosyltransferase-like produces MGSESVIHILLISFPAQGHINPLLRLAKCLAAKGSSITFITTEYAGKDMRTVNNITDKSLTPVGDGSLTFHFFHDGLSDDDPIRTDLPAYLEQLKLVGKPFLSQIIKNYSDSNKQFSCIINNPFLPWVCDVATEHDIPSALLWIQSAAVFVAYYNYFHKLVPFPTDSEPYTDVQLNSSLVLKYNEIPDFLHPFSKFPFLGTLILEQFKNLSKVCCVLVDTFEELEHDFIEYLSEKSISIRPIGPLFNNPMIKSASNIRGDFVDSDDSSIIEWLNTKEKGSVVFISFGSIAYFSQEQMNEIAYGLLDSQVSFLWVLKPPFKELRLKEHVLPNGFLEETSERGKVVKWCPQVEVLSHHSVACFMTHCGWNSSMETLTLGVPVLTFPAWGDQLTNAKFLVDVYGVGIRLGYGHMENKLVTRDEVNKCLLEAMTGEKAERMKQNAMKWKKAAEDAVADGGSSDRNLDAFIEDIKKHGAVNIQKIL; encoded by the coding sequence ATGGGTTCTGAATCTGTCATTCACATTCTCCTTATCTCTTTCCCAGCACAAGGACACATTAACCCTCTTCTTAGACTAGCAAAATGTCTTGCTGCAAAGGGTTCTTCTATCACTTTCATCACAACAGAATATGCTGGCAAAGACATGCGAACTGTTAACAACATCACTGATAAATCACTCACTCCCGTTGGTGACGGTTCTCTCACTTTCCACTTCTTTCACGACGGTTTATCTGatgatgatcccatcagaaccgATCTTCCTGCTTACCTTGAACAGCTCAAACTTGTTGGAAAGCCATTTCTttctcaaataataaaaaattattctgaTTCAAACAAACAAttttcatgcatcataaacaacCCTTTTCTCCCTTGGGTTTGTGATGTAGCTACGGAACATGATATTCCGTCTGCTTTGTTATGGATTCAATCCGCTGCTGTTTTCGTAGCTTACTATAACTATTTCCATAAACTCGTACCTTTCCCTACGGATTCAGAACCGTATACTGACGTTCAACTCAACTCTTCTTTGGTTCTTAAATACAACGAAATCCCAGATTTTCTTCACCCTTTTAGTAAATTTCCATTTCTAGGGACACTCATCTTAGAACAGTTTAAGAATTTATCTAAAGTTTGTTGTGTATTGGTGGATACATTTGAAGAACTGGAACATGATTTCATCGAGTATCTTTCAGAAAAATctatctctataagacctattggTCCTTTGTTTAACAACCCAATGATTAAAAGTGCGAGTAATATTCGTGGTGATTTTGTCGACAGCGATGATAGTAGTATTATAGAGTGGCTAAACACAAAGGAAAAAGGTTCTGTTGTTTTCATTTCGTTTGGAAGTATTGCGTACTTTTCACAAGAACAAATGAATGAAATTGCATATGGGTTATTGGATTCTCAAGTGTCGTTTTTGTGGGTATTGAAACCACCTTTTAAAGAATTGAGATTAAAGGAACATGTTCTACCAAATGGGTTTTTGGAGGAAACAAGTGAGAGAGGAAAAGTGGTCAAGTGGTGTCCACAAGTAGAAGTACTTTCTCATCATTCAGTTGCATGTTTCATGACTCATTGTGGTTGGAATTCATCAATGGAAACACTTACTTTAGGTGTTCCGGTGTTGACGTTTCCGGCATGGGGTGATCAACTCACAAATGCAAAGTTCTTGGTTGATGTTTATGGAGTTGGTATTAGATTGGGTTATGGTCATATGGAAAACAAGTTGGTGACGAGAGATGAGGTGAACAAGTGCTTATTGGAAGCAATGACAGGAGAGAAAGCAGAGAGGATGAAGCAAAATGCAATGAAGTGGAAGAAGGCGGCGGAGGATGCGGTGGCGGATGGTGGATCATCTGATCGGAATCTTGATGCATTTATCGAGGACATTAAGAAACATGGTGCGGTTAATATTCAGAAGATTCTATAA